The following proteins are encoded in a genomic region of Sorangiineae bacterium MSr12523:
- a CDS encoding serine/threonine protein kinase, producing MTTDAPAPAKAVPRMVGRYHLLEEVGKGTFGPLHLARFEGPNGFQRWTSVLEVEARFSRDPEFKDAFFQSARTSARIQHANVVATLDVGDTEGMLWLASEYLLGETAKDLLMAAQQAKMPIPWDIACRIMADAALGVDAIHELAHATNGTPMRLVHARLAPHRLVVTYDGVTKVLEPSAPMVTLSAGEPGQAKTMVGRAVAYTAPELLRGEAFDRRADVFSLGAILWELCAGRRLFGGRDESETRAKILGNVIPALSESVRGFPADVESLIRQALAPDPAARFVTAKALARALHQVLVRDALVVTDDEVARYLSQLFPDRLARKKERLLTAADVTHVFHRGMLPVSPDASNAHAALTSARRLPPRALAPVPAPMPAPVLASAAPVPPTDLASTTMRVRRIDPMGPTVLFVVLGIALAVVAVLIIVAVRRPSTAGPVAATTPPASASAAPAPTPAPSSTSAAVATGASATATGSGGAIPILSPASVQQAASAARTAPRPAAPPAAPPAPKGRLTVICDPACDDVLDGRVSLGPSPIYKRSTSQGTHHITLRVSDPAVEKVVDVVVNENDVTVLKQSMSP from the coding sequence ATGACCACCGACGCGCCGGCCCCGGCGAAAGCCGTCCCCCGCATGGTGGGGCGCTACCACCTGCTCGAGGAGGTGGGGAAGGGCACCTTCGGGCCGCTGCACCTTGCGCGGTTCGAAGGGCCCAACGGCTTTCAGCGGTGGACGTCGGTGCTGGAGGTCGAGGCGCGGTTTTCGCGCGATCCCGAGTTCAAGGATGCCTTCTTCCAGTCGGCGCGCACGTCCGCGCGGATCCAGCACGCCAATGTGGTGGCCACGCTCGACGTGGGCGACACCGAGGGCATGCTCTGGCTGGCCTCGGAGTATCTGCTCGGCGAGACGGCGAAGGATCTCTTGATGGCCGCGCAGCAGGCGAAAATGCCCATTCCCTGGGACATCGCCTGCCGCATCATGGCCGATGCCGCGCTCGGTGTGGATGCGATCCACGAGCTCGCGCATGCGACGAACGGCACCCCGATGCGCCTGGTGCATGCGCGCCTTGCGCCTCATCGGTTGGTCGTGACGTACGACGGTGTGACGAAGGTCCTCGAGCCCTCGGCGCCGATGGTGACGCTTTCCGCGGGCGAGCCAGGGCAGGCGAAGACGATGGTCGGCCGCGCGGTTGCGTACACGGCGCCCGAGTTGCTGCGCGGCGAGGCCTTCGATCGCCGCGCCGATGTTTTCTCGTTGGGAGCCATCCTCTGGGAGCTCTGCGCGGGCCGTCGCCTCTTCGGCGGGCGCGATGAAAGCGAGACGCGTGCGAAGATCCTCGGCAACGTCATTCCAGCGCTTTCCGAATCGGTGCGCGGCTTTCCGGCCGACGTGGAGTCGCTCATCCGGCAAGCGCTTGCCCCCGATCCGGCGGCGCGTTTCGTCACGGCGAAGGCGCTTGCGCGCGCGCTGCATCAGGTGCTCGTGCGCGATGCGCTGGTGGTGACCGACGACGAGGTGGCGCGGTACCTGTCGCAGCTGTTTCCGGATCGGCTCGCGCGCAAGAAAGAGCGCCTCCTCACCGCCGCGGACGTGACGCATGTCTTTCACCGCGGCATGCTGCCGGTCTCGCCCGACGCGAGCAACGCGCATGCGGCGCTGACATCGGCGCGCCGGTTGCCGCCGCGTGCCCTGGCCCCGGTTCCCGCGCCGATGCCGGCGCCTGTTCTAGCCAGCGCGGCGCCGGTGCCCCCTACGGATCTCGCGTCGACGACGATGCGCGTGCGACGGATCGATCCGATGGGGCCCACGGTGCTCTTCGTGGTGCTCGGCATCGCGTTGGCCGTCGTGGCGGTGCTGATCATCGTCGCGGTGCGTCGTCCCTCGACCGCGGGGCCGGTGGCGGCGACCACGCCGCCCGCGTCCGCATCGGCCGCTCCGGCGCCAACACCCGCGCCCAGTTCGACGAGTGCGGCCGTCGCGACGGGCGCGAGCGCCACCGCAACGGGATCGGGTGGCGCGATACCGATTTTGTCGCCCGCCTCCGTGCAACAGGCGGCTTCGGCCGCGCGCACGGCGCCCCGTCCTGCGGCACCGCCCGCTGCACCGCCGGCCCCGAAAGGGCGCCTCACGGTCATCTGCGATCCTGCGTGCGACGACGTTCTCGATGGGCGCGTTTCGCTGGGACCGTCGCCCATTTACAAGCGATCCACCTCACAGGGGACGCACCACATCACGTTGCGCGTATCCGACCCGGCCGTGGAAAAAGTCGTCGACGTCGTGGTCAATGAAAACGACGTCACGGTTTTGAAGCAATCGATGTCTCCCTGA
- a CDS encoding aldo/keto reductase encodes MQTAQLGSNGPVVTRLGFGAMHLSLAGRPSEADGERTLHAVFDAGVTLIDTANAYCIDDSDIGHNERLIARALASWRGDRERILVATKGGLRRPRGEWPTDGRPSALREACEASLRALGRQVIDVYQLHAPDSKVPFTDSVGALARLREEGKIRHVGLSNVNVAEIEQARAIVPIVSVQNRFGPMSRDSERNGVIAHCAKQNIAFLPFGPFGGSRKAKALAELGTLGKTAASYGVSPHRLVIAWILAKYPGLFPIPGSTRREAILDLVAADSMRLTPDDIQRIDASF; translated from the coding sequence ATGCAAACAGCTCAACTTGGATCGAACGGCCCCGTCGTCACGCGGCTCGGTTTCGGCGCGATGCACTTGTCGCTCGCCGGCCGCCCGAGCGAGGCCGATGGAGAACGCACCCTTCACGCGGTGTTCGACGCCGGCGTGACCTTGATCGATACCGCGAACGCCTACTGCATCGACGACTCGGACATCGGTCACAACGAACGACTCATCGCGCGTGCGCTCGCGAGCTGGCGCGGCGACCGCGAACGCATTTTGGTCGCCACCAAGGGCGGCCTGCGTCGCCCGCGCGGCGAGTGGCCCACCGATGGGCGACCGTCGGCCTTGCGCGAGGCGTGCGAGGCGAGCCTGCGCGCGCTCGGTCGCCAGGTCATCGACGTGTACCAGCTCCACGCACCGGATTCGAAGGTGCCCTTCACCGACAGCGTCGGCGCCCTCGCTCGGCTTCGCGAGGAAGGAAAAATCCGTCACGTGGGGCTCTCCAACGTGAACGTCGCGGAGATCGAACAAGCGCGCGCCATCGTGCCCATCGTGAGCGTGCAAAACCGATTCGGCCCCATGTCGCGCGACTCGGAGCGAAACGGCGTCATCGCCCACTGCGCGAAGCAGAACATCGCGTTTCTGCCATTCGGTCCCTTCGGCGGTTCGCGAAAGGCCAAAGCGCTCGCCGAGCTGGGAACCTTGGGCAAAACCGCCGCCTCCTACGGCGTCTCGCCGCACCGCCTCGTGATCGCGTGGATCCTCGCCAAGTACCCGGGCCTCTTCCCCATCCCTGGCAGCACCCGCCGCGAAGCCATCCTCGACCTCGTGGCCGCCGACAGCATGCGCCTCACCCCCGACGACATCCAGCGCATCGACGCGTCGTTTTAG
- a CDS encoding alpha/beta fold hydrolase codes for MLGLAGPRRAFTQLGGLDLHWAEMGRGRPLVLLHGISDSHGTWSRVAPRLARHRRVIMPDLPGHGFSGRPHASYGLDWYAESIGKWLDALGLDDFDLVGHSFGGGVAQRLLLEQAGARVGRLALVASGGLGTGVGLPLRLCASSGVVEHFGQPFMGLGTRIFLHHAAVFDREEIDGLSWLNSQPGSARVLSRTTRDVIDWRGQTKHFLDRAHEIEHLPPMIVYWGDRDPIIPARHATSVTDYLEGLYVVQLAGCGHFPHRECPDVFAGSLEAFLQADHQRRPRLRGPGLLPPRAERTRRARAGSHGRAHTSGSPFFARLWERVAAVFGFRKPYFTESAPVT; via the coding sequence ATGCTCGGTCTCGCAGGGCCCCGGCGCGCGTTCACGCAGCTGGGGGGACTCGATCTCCATTGGGCAGAAATGGGGCGCGGGCGGCCGCTGGTGCTGCTGCACGGCATCTCCGACTCGCACGGCACCTGGTCGCGCGTTGCGCCGCGCCTGGCACGACATCGCCGGGTCATCATGCCGGACCTGCCCGGACACGGATTTTCCGGCCGCCCGCACGCTAGCTACGGCCTGGATTGGTACGCCGAATCCATTGGAAAATGGCTCGATGCGCTCGGCCTCGACGACTTCGATCTCGTCGGCCACTCCTTCGGCGGCGGCGTCGCGCAGCGGCTGCTCCTCGAGCAGGCCGGCGCGCGCGTGGGCCGGCTGGCCTTGGTCGCCAGCGGCGGGCTCGGCACCGGCGTGGGTCTGCCGCTTCGCCTTTGCGCCTCGAGCGGCGTGGTCGAGCATTTCGGCCAGCCCTTCATGGGCCTCGGCACCCGCATCTTTTTGCACCACGCGGCCGTTTTCGATCGGGAGGAGATCGACGGCCTTTCGTGGTTGAACTCGCAGCCCGGCTCCGCACGCGTCCTCTCGCGCACCACGCGCGACGTCATCGATTGGCGCGGCCAGACGAAGCATTTTCTCGACCGCGCGCACGAGATCGAGCATCTCCCGCCGATGATCGTCTACTGGGGCGATCGCGATCCCATCATTCCTGCGCGCCACGCAACGAGCGTCACCGACTACCTCGAGGGCCTTTACGTCGTGCAGCTCGCCGGGTGCGGCCACTTTCCGCATCGTGAATGCCCGGACGTGTTCGCCGGCTCGCTCGAAGCCTTTCTCCAGGCCGATCATCAACGACGACCGCGCCTTCGCGGTCCCGGCCTCTTGCCACCGCGCGCCGAGCGAACGCGGCGAGCTCGCGCCGGCTCGCATGGCCGTGCTCACACCTCGGGATCGCCGTTCTTCGCGCGGCTTTGGGAGCGCGTTGCGGCTGTGTTTGGGTTTCGCAAGCCCTATTTTACAGAATCAGCACCCGTGACTTGA
- a CDS encoding VWA domain-containing protein, whose product MKSTQNRPSNVAVYFKVQAGGEPVGGLTADQFRIYEDGSLVSEGESKQTILNPEVAASHYTLLLMDMSGSVTSDPEAVKTLVDAATAFTDRVEKSHKVAVYTFDGSPEIHAVAPFGSPGGAKGAIRGLLSYKPQDPSTNLNGAVVKGLTELDRALAHAEHPMKFGTLVVFSDGTDRAGRVTKDDMRKAIKDRKYEVFAIGLGKEMQESELKDIGRSGTSRTDNKQEVVKSFDDIAQRIEASTKSYYLLSYCSPSRAGKHEVKIHVQAKNEKGERSGSLVSEFDASGFTHGCDPNTPPSFDVSKGDALAPKKEDAEKSSSAGGEKGEVKAGARATVKPSQGGSVRLPPPPSSSTTSSQSGSQSGSQPAKQPQDFNP is encoded by the coding sequence GTGAAGTCGACGCAGAACCGACCGAGCAACGTGGCCGTGTACTTCAAAGTGCAAGCGGGCGGAGAGCCCGTGGGCGGCCTCACCGCCGATCAGTTCCGCATCTACGAGGACGGCTCGCTCGTTTCCGAGGGCGAGAGCAAGCAGACCATCTTGAACCCCGAGGTTGCGGCGTCGCACTACACCTTGCTGCTCATGGATATGAGCGGCAGCGTCACCAGCGATCCCGAGGCAGTGAAGACGTTGGTCGACGCCGCCACGGCCTTCACGGATCGCGTCGAGAAGTCGCACAAGGTTGCGGTCTACACGTTCGATGGCAGCCCGGAAATCCATGCGGTGGCGCCGTTCGGGAGCCCCGGCGGAGCCAAGGGCGCCATTCGCGGCTTGCTCTCGTACAAGCCGCAGGACCCGAGCACCAACTTGAACGGAGCCGTCGTGAAGGGTCTCACCGAGCTCGATCGTGCCCTCGCCCACGCCGAGCACCCGATGAAGTTCGGCACCTTGGTGGTCTTCAGCGACGGTACGGATCGAGCCGGACGCGTCACCAAGGACGACATGCGAAAAGCGATCAAAGATCGCAAATACGAAGTGTTTGCCATCGGCCTGGGCAAGGAAATGCAGGAGTCCGAGCTGAAGGACATCGGTCGCAGCGGCACCTCGCGCACGGACAACAAACAAGAGGTCGTCAAATCGTTCGACGATATCGCCCAGCGCATCGAAGCTTCGACCAAATCGTATTACCTTTTGAGCTATTGCTCGCCTTCACGTGCGGGAAAGCACGAAGTGAAGATTCACGTGCAGGCAAAAAATGAAAAGGGAGAGCGTTCGGGATCGCTCGTAAGTGAATTCGACGCCTCTGGATTCACCCACGGATGCGATCCCAATACGCCCCCTTCTTTCGATGTGTCGAAGGGGGATGCCCTCGCGCCGAAAAAGGAAGATGCGGAGAAGTCGTCGTCGGCCGGCGGCGAAAAGGGTGAGGTAAAGGCGGGCGCTCGCGCCACGGTCAAACCGTCGCAGGGCGGTTCGGTGCGATTGCCACCTCCGCCAAGCTCGTCGACAACTTCTTCACAGTCAGGTTCGCAGTCAGGTTCACAGCCGGCGAAGCAACCCCAGGACTTCAATCCGTAG
- a CDS encoding NAD(P)/FAD-dependent oxidoreductase → MTSYDVVIAGGGIAGAFLARQLKLERPSLSILVLEQAKEIDNLKVGESTVEVAAHYMITRLNLGTYLYQHQLPKNGLRFFFDNADKSLPLTRMSEIGSDHMPYCPSFQLERAALERDLVDLNRAIGIDVQLGAKVVEVAVGSPHRVVYQDGEQEGQRHEVRARWLCDATGRRQLLTRARGHKVHKEERLPTAAAWGRYRNVAGLDAPSDPEWRQRVRWTSRHLSTNHLMYDGYWIWFIPLAGDLMSVGVVYDKSRIGDSVRTRPAFEAFLREHRAVRDLMEGAVFEDFQAYAHLPYRSDVYFSEDRWALTGEAGAFTDPFYSPGSDFIATANEFIASMIASDLDGDAEAFRTKVGTYNDYYRFKYESTIRLYIDLYPIFGSYDVFRLKFWLDFNNYYNLVLWPFMAGKLRDIAFLRDELRFADRILMAQSTMARQFVALADKLRDSGEYFARNEGLFANGLDGVRSLEKRVGPSLDELFRRDQVQKNYGSVFARVLERFTGKTDLAAREVVLKELPFPAVVLWKDIDEKSVAGLFDRLGLRLKKELAREFPHAPIERVRVRDDLSLEITGDLDAEVRSAVEARAFVLWQTTVLVD, encoded by the coding sequence ATGACATCGTACGACGTGGTCATCGCAGGGGGCGGAATTGCAGGGGCATTTCTAGCGCGTCAGCTGAAGCTCGAGCGCCCTTCTTTGTCGATCCTGGTGCTCGAACAGGCGAAAGAGATCGACAACCTCAAGGTCGGTGAATCGACCGTGGAGGTGGCTGCTCATTACATGATCACCCGTTTGAATCTGGGTACGTACCTCTATCAGCATCAGCTCCCGAAAAATGGTCTCCGTTTCTTTTTCGACAACGCGGACAAGTCGCTCCCACTTACACGGATGAGCGAGATCGGTTCGGATCATATGCCGTACTGTCCGAGTTTTCAGCTCGAACGCGCCGCTTTGGAGCGCGATTTGGTCGATTTGAATCGCGCGATCGGGATTGACGTCCAACTCGGAGCCAAGGTGGTCGAGGTCGCGGTGGGCTCCCCTCATCGCGTGGTGTACCAAGACGGCGAGCAGGAGGGCCAACGTCACGAAGTACGTGCCCGCTGGCTTTGCGATGCGACCGGTCGAAGGCAGCTTCTCACGCGCGCACGCGGCCACAAGGTTCACAAAGAGGAGCGTCTTCCCACGGCGGCCGCGTGGGGACGTTACCGAAATGTTGCCGGGCTCGATGCGCCGAGCGATCCCGAGTGGCGCCAGCGCGTGCGATGGACGTCGCGCCATCTATCGACGAACCATTTGATGTACGACGGCTACTGGATCTGGTTCATCCCGCTCGCGGGAGATCTCATGAGCGTCGGCGTCGTTTACGACAAGAGCCGCATCGGCGATAGCGTGCGCACCCGGCCGGCCTTCGAGGCCTTCCTGCGCGAGCATCGCGCCGTTCGCGATCTGATGGAGGGCGCCGTCTTCGAGGATTTCCAGGCCTACGCCCACCTGCCGTACCGCTCCGACGTGTACTTCTCCGAGGACCGCTGGGCGCTCACCGGTGAGGCGGGCGCATTCACCGACCCCTTCTACAGCCCGGGCTCCGACTTCATCGCCACCGCGAACGAGTTCATTGCCTCGATGATCGCGTCGGATCTCGACGGGGATGCGGAGGCGTTTCGCACGAAGGTGGGAACGTACAACGACTATTATCGATTCAAATACGAATCGACGATACGACTGTACATCGATTTGTATCCCATCTTCGGGAGCTACGACGTATTTCGGCTCAAGTTTTGGCTCGACTTCAACAATTACTACAATCTCGTGCTCTGGCCCTTCATGGCCGGCAAGCTGCGAGACATCGCGTTTCTGCGCGACGAGCTTCGCTTTGCCGATCGCATTTTGATGGCCCAGAGCACCATGGCGCGGCAGTTCGTGGCCTTGGCCGATAAGCTGCGCGACTCGGGGGAATACTTTGCGCGCAACGAGGGGCTCTTCGCCAATGGGCTCGATGGTGTGCGCTCGCTCGAGAAACGCGTGGGGCCCAGCCTCGACGAGCTGTTTCGTCGTGACCAGGTGCAAAAGAACTACGGCAGCGTGTTCGCACGCGTCCTGGAGCGCTTCACCGGCAAAACGGATCTCGCCGCGCGCGAGGTGGTGCTCAAAGAGCTGCCCTTTCCCGCGGTGGTTCTCTGGAAGGACATCGACGAAAAGAGCGTGGCGGGGCTCTTCGACCGGCTCGGCCTTCGTTTGAAGAAGGAGCTCGCGCGCGAGTTCCCCCACGCGCCCATCGAACGGGTTCGCGTTCGCGACGACCTATCCCTCGAAATCACCGGCGACCTCGACGCCGAGGTTCGCAGCGCCGTCGAAGCACGGGCGTTCGTCTTGTGGCAAACGACCGTGCTCGTAGATTAG
- a CDS encoding LysR family transcriptional regulator, whose amino-acid sequence MVINYELLRTLYEVGQARTFAEAARRLRVTPSAVSHQLRTLQAQLEVTLFERVGRRAKLTPAGETLVHELRASFARIDDALEAATSDGRTVRGRVRLGGPGPFSRMWLRPRLVGLLRTYPELVIDVCFNVPSVLTRELIEGELDLALVVRSEDTSSLEMHPVYVEEFMAVASPKRWQHGSKKKPETARELSEHPFVVFDDDLAMHAAYWVAAFGRREPLPPKIICRITSLDEMLALVVEGLAIAVLPNYFVADALKAKTVVPVGPPRFSRVARQTTAKNAIYLAWRKGVVETARLRAVRDALLSGARSA is encoded by the coding sequence GTGGTCATCAATTACGAACTCTTGCGGACCCTCTACGAAGTCGGCCAGGCGCGCACCTTCGCCGAGGCCGCGCGCCGTCTTCGCGTCACGCCCTCGGCGGTCAGCCATCAGCTGCGCACCTTGCAGGCCCAGCTCGAGGTCACGCTCTTCGAGCGCGTCGGGCGTCGCGCGAAGCTCACACCGGCGGGCGAGACGCTCGTGCACGAGCTTCGCGCCTCGTTCGCGCGCATCGACGATGCATTGGAAGCGGCCACCTCGGACGGGCGAACCGTTCGCGGTCGCGTGCGCCTCGGCGGGCCTGGGCCGTTCTCGCGCATGTGGTTGCGCCCGCGGCTCGTGGGCCTGTTGCGCACCTACCCCGAGCTGGTCATCGACGTGTGCTTCAACGTCCCCTCCGTGCTCACGCGTGAGCTCATCGAAGGTGAGCTGGATCTCGCCCTGGTCGTGCGCTCCGAGGACACGTCCAGCTTGGAGATGCACCCCGTCTACGTCGAGGAGTTCATGGCCGTCGCCTCACCCAAGCGATGGCAGCATGGCTCGAAGAAAAAGCCGGAGACCGCGCGCGAGCTCAGCGAGCATCCTTTCGTCGTCTTCGACGACGATCTGGCGATGCATGCCGCGTATTGGGTCGCTGCATTTGGGCGTCGCGAACCCTTGCCGCCGAAGATCATTTGCCGCATCACCAGCCTGGACGAAATGCTCGCGCTCGTTGTCGAAGGGCTCGCTATTGCGGTGCTGCCGAACTATTTCGTTGCAGACGCATTGAAAGCGAAAACGGTCGTGCCCGTCGGACCGCCTCGGTTTTCGCGGGTGGCACGGCAAACTACCGCGAAAAACGCCATTTACCTGGCCTGGCGCAAAGGGGTGGTCGAAACGGCGCGACTTCGTGCCGTTCGGGATGCTCTCCTTTCTGGGGCGCGTTCGGCGTAA
- a CDS encoding polyphosphate kinase 2 family protein, producing the protein MPQFPKSPFLVPFDGSFRVKKAHNAPPKGAPDKPDAELRLAQCVDEIAHLQKKLYADNRHSVLLVFQAIDAAGKDGTIRAVLTGTNPAACQVQSFKSPSEEELDHDFLWRIARALPERGMIGVFNRSHYEEVLTVRVHPEFLERQRLPSMPPLPKLWKERYESIRDFEKHLARNGTVILKFWLNVSRKEQKKRLLARIDDASANWKFQPSDIDEREQWTKYMSGYEDILNETSRPWAPWYAIPADDKPFMRWAVADIVARTMKNMDIDYPKLSTGEVKKLKLMRSRLEKS; encoded by the coding sequence ATGCCCCAATTTCCGAAGAGCCCTTTCCTCGTTCCGTTCGACGGCTCCTTCCGCGTGAAAAAAGCGCACAACGCCCCGCCGAAGGGCGCGCCGGACAAGCCGGACGCGGAGCTGCGCCTTGCCCAGTGTGTGGACGAAATCGCGCACCTGCAGAAGAAGCTCTACGCGGACAATCGCCACTCGGTGCTCTTGGTCTTTCAGGCGATCGACGCCGCCGGAAAGGACGGAACCATCCGCGCCGTGCTCACGGGCACCAACCCGGCGGCGTGCCAGGTGCAGTCCTTCAAGTCACCGTCGGAGGAGGAGCTCGATCACGACTTCTTGTGGCGCATCGCCCGCGCGCTCCCCGAGCGCGGCATGATTGGCGTGTTCAATCGGAGCCACTACGAGGAAGTGCTCACCGTGCGCGTGCACCCGGAGTTCCTCGAGCGCCAGCGCCTCCCGTCGATGCCGCCCCTGCCCAAATTGTGGAAAGAGCGCTACGAGTCGATTCGCGACTTCGAAAAGCATCTTGCGCGCAATGGCACGGTGATTCTCAAGTTTTGGCTCAACGTATCCAGGAAAGAACAAAAAAAGCGATTGCTCGCGCGCATCGACGATGCTTCCGCCAATTGGAAGTTCCAACCGTCGGACATCGATGAGCGCGAGCAATGGACGAAATACATGTCCGGCTACGAGGACATCCTCAACGAGACATCCCGCCCCTGGGCCCCATGGTACGCCATCCCGGCCGACGACAAACCCTTCATGCGATGGGCCGTCGCCGACATCGTCGCGCGCACCATGAAAAACATGGATATCGACTATCCCAAGCTAAGTACGGGCGAAGTGAAAAAGCTAAAACTCATGCGCTCCCGCCTCGAGAAATCCTGA
- a CDS encoding DUF2007 domain-containing protein, with protein sequence MDAEDLVVVASFRTAPEAELAKELLENEGISAFLGNEMAAGLMPFLTPDLGGITLQVQQKDVPRAREVLTPPVNAPTSTPT encoded by the coding sequence ATGGATGCCGAAGATCTGGTCGTCGTAGCATCATTTCGAACGGCCCCCGAGGCGGAGCTTGCGAAGGAATTGCTCGAGAACGAAGGCATTTCTGCTTTCCTCGGAAACGAGATGGCAGCAGGTCTCATGCCGTTCCTCACACCCGACCTCGGCGGTATTACCCTGCAAGTGCAGCAAAAAGATGTGCCACGGGCCAGGGAGGTGCTGACCCCGCCCGTGAATGCTCCTACGTCTACCCCCACTTGA
- a CDS encoding zinc-ribbon domain-containing protein translates to MIEGKPPEDDPVMEIRCPKCKATVKITVSEAEAGMKVKCPKGHDVPLVKAL, encoded by the coding sequence ATGATCGAAGGCAAACCCCCCGAGGACGATCCGGTGATGGAGATCCGCTGCCCGAAGTGCAAGGCGACGGTGAAAATCACCGTGAGCGAGGCCGAGGCGGGGATGAAGGTGAAGTGCCCCAAGGGCCACGACGTGCCCTTGGTCAAGGCGCTCTGA
- a CDS encoding XRE family transcriptional regulator yields MPDSPAEPRDSEVAHPDASADLTPIVGANLRRLRVKRGLSLERLAKQSGVSRAMLGQIELGQSTPTINVLWKISLALDVPFSSLLGGAGVTPTVSLLPQARARMLMSRDGTFKSRALFPFDTRRAVEFYELRLSAHGIEDANPHPPGTTENLVVQAGVLRLTVDRESYTLNTGDAVYFEADRPHIYENPGDVETVMYLVMTYARDDR; encoded by the coding sequence TTGCCTGATTCGCCTGCCGAGCCGCGCGACAGCGAAGTTGCTCATCCCGATGCGTCGGCCGATCTGACGCCCATCGTGGGGGCGAATTTGCGGCGCCTTCGCGTCAAGCGCGGCCTTTCGTTGGAGCGGCTCGCGAAGCAGTCCGGTGTGAGCCGGGCGATGCTCGGGCAGATCGAGCTGGGTCAGAGCACGCCCACGATCAACGTCCTCTGGAAGATCTCCCTCGCGCTCGACGTGCCCTTTTCGTCCTTGCTCGGCGGCGCGGGTGTGACGCCTACGGTGTCGCTCTTGCCGCAAGCGCGCGCGCGCATGCTCATGTCGCGCGATGGCACCTTCAAGTCACGGGCGCTGTTTCCCTTCGATACGCGGCGCGCCGTCGAGTTCTACGAGCTTCGTCTCTCCGCGCACGGCATCGAGGATGCCAATCCGCATCCGCCTGGCACGACGGAAAACTTGGTGGTGCAAGCGGGCGTTCTTCGCCTGACCGTGGATCGCGAGAGCTACACCTTGAACACGGGCGATGCCGTCTACTTCGAAGCCGATCGGCCGCACATCTACGAGAATCCGGGTGACGTCGAGACGGTGATGTACCTGGTGATGACCTACGCGCGCGACGATCGCTAG